A single genomic interval of Phocoenobacter uteri harbors:
- the ftsZ gene encoding cell division protein FtsZ, whose amino-acid sequence MFEPIYEDTPDAVIKVIGVGGGGGNALNHMVENQDENGDASGVEFFSVNTDAQALRKASVRQTIQIGDKITKGLGAGANPNVGRQAAEEDRDALANMLSGADMVFISAGMGGGTGTGAAPVIAEIAKNMENPALTVAVVTKPFRFEGRKRLNYAEQGIAELSKYVDSLIIIPNDKLLKVLPKNIKMLDAFQAANDVLRNAVLGITDMITSPGLINVDFADVRTVMSETGRAMMGTGVGEGDSDSGRAEKAAQEAVASPLLEDVDWSEAKGILVSITSGMDIELGEIYDAMDFIHEYASEDANVVFGTTIYPEMEGKIRVTLVATGLGNTEPEVIKQPALMSRPESREPRVSVNPNPYDSLQGTTHKVSNTPHSINTEELVTPTSFKDLLKR is encoded by the coding sequence ATGTTTGAGCCAATATACGAAGATACACCAGATGCAGTAATTAAAGTTATTGGTGTTGGTGGTGGTGGCGGTAACGCTTTAAACCATATGGTTGAAAATCAAGATGAAAATGGTGATGCAAGTGGTGTTGAGTTTTTCTCAGTCAACACGGATGCACAAGCATTACGCAAAGCCTCTGTACGCCAAACCATTCAAATTGGAGATAAAATCACCAAAGGTCTTGGTGCTGGTGCAAACCCTAATGTTGGTCGTCAGGCTGCCGAAGAAGACAGAGATGCCTTAGCCAATATGCTCTCAGGTGCAGATATGGTTTTCATTTCTGCTGGAATGGGCGGTGGTACAGGAACTGGTGCTGCTCCAGTTATCGCTGAAATTGCTAAAAATATGGAAAACCCTGCTCTTACCGTTGCAGTGGTAACAAAACCATTTAGATTTGAAGGCCGTAAACGCTTAAATTATGCAGAACAGGGTATCGCTGAACTCTCTAAATATGTTGATTCTCTAATTATCATCCCTAATGATAAATTATTAAAAGTTCTTCCTAAAAATATTAAAATGCTTGACGCATTCCAAGCTGCAAATGATGTATTGCGTAACGCAGTTCTTGGTATTACCGATATGATTACGTCACCAGGCTTAATCAATGTAGACTTTGCCGATGTTCGCACAGTAATGTCTGAAACTGGTCGTGCTATGATGGGAACTGGCGTTGGTGAAGGTGATAGTGATAGTGGTCGTGCAGAAAAAGCAGCACAAGAAGCAGTCGCAAGTCCATTATTAGAAGATGTCGATTGGAGTGAAGCAAAAGGTATCCTTGTGAGCATCACGTCTGGAATGGATATTGAGCTTGGTGAAATTTATGACGCAATGGACTTTATCCATGAATATGCATCAGAAGATGCTAACGTTGTTTTCGGAACTACTATCTATCCAGAAATGGAAGGTAAAATTCGCGTAACACTTGTTGCAACAGGTCTCGGAAATACTGAACCAGAGGTTATCAAACAACCAGCTCTAATGTCTCGTCCTGAATCGAGAGAGCCTCGTGTAAGCGTTAACCCAAATCCTTATGATAGTTTGCAAGGAACAACCCATAAAGTAAGTAATACACCTCATTCAATCAATACTGAAGAGTTAGTTACACCGACATCATTTAAAGATCTCTTAAAAAGATAA
- the ftsA gene encoding cell division protein FtsA, which produces MTKIAESKVIVGLEVGSSKIVTVVGEVLPDAVVNVLGTGVCPSRGIERGSVVDLEAVTSSIKKAIEQAESIANYEIQGVALAITGKHIKTINESGCVPLETGEVTSEYIDRAIRTASSIKLDEGSEILHVIPQEYKVDHLEKTKKPLGLQGVRLQAQVHMITCHQDWLRNLRKAVENNKLKIDQVVFSGMASSYSVLTEDEMELGVCLIDIGGGTMDILVYADGALRYSQVLPFAGNEITKHLSEIFITSPRDAETIKVKFASAVYPPLTFADKKIEIAGLGGRLPQNITKQKLAQVTSVCYTELLSIVKEELITLQNELKQKGIKSDLTAGIVLTGGGSQAEDIVQCAMDIFGIPARVGYPQNITGLTDYVNKPQYATALGLLQYCYLNSEDSHITPPPLQNNGFVSGAKKVVDWIKKTF; this is translated from the coding sequence ATGACAAAAATAGCAGAATCTAAAGTGATCGTTGGTTTAGAAGTTGGATCTTCGAAAATTGTAACCGTCGTTGGCGAAGTTTTACCAGACGCCGTTGTAAATGTTTTGGGTACGGGAGTGTGCCCATCAAGAGGTATTGAACGAGGCAGTGTTGTTGACTTGGAAGCTGTCACCAGCTCAATCAAAAAAGCTATTGAGCAAGCGGAATCCATAGCAAATTATGAAATTCAAGGCGTCGCACTTGCAATCACAGGCAAACATATTAAAACAATTAACGAAAGTGGTTGTGTTCCTCTAGAAACTGGTGAGGTAACCAGTGAATATATCGACAGAGCGATTCGAACTGCAAGTTCAATAAAATTGGACGAAGGTTCAGAAATTCTACACGTTATTCCTCAAGAATATAAAGTCGACCATTTAGAAAAAACGAAAAAACCATTGGGTTTACAAGGTGTACGCTTACAAGCTCAGGTTCATATGATCACTTGCCACCAAGATTGGCTACGTAATTTACGTAAAGCAGTAGAAAATAATAAACTAAAAATCGATCAAGTTGTCTTTTCTGGTATGGCTTCAAGTTATTCTGTTTTAACAGAAGATGAAATGGAGCTAGGTGTATGCTTAATTGATATCGGTGGTGGGACAATGGATATCTTAGTTTATGCTGATGGTGCATTGCGTTACAGTCAAGTACTTCCATTTGCAGGAAATGAGATTACTAAACATCTTTCAGAAATCTTTATTACATCTCCGAGAGATGCAGAAACAATTAAAGTAAAATTCGCAAGTGCTGTTTATCCACCATTAACTTTTGCTGATAAAAAAATTGAAATTGCGGGTCTTGGAGGACGTTTACCACAAAATATAACCAAACAGAAGTTAGCACAAGTAACCTCTGTATGTTATACCGAACTATTAAGCATAGTAAAAGAAGAGTTAATTACCTTACAAAATGAATTAAAACAAAAAGGTATAAAATCAGATTTAACCGCAGGTATTGTTTTAACCGGTGGGGGTTCTCAGGCAGAGGATATTGTACAGTGTGCAATGGATATTTTTGGCATTCCTGCTCGAGTAGGTTACCCACAAAATATTACTGGTTTAACAGATTATGTAAACAAACCACAATATGCGACCGCTTTAGGATTGCTACAATATTGTTATTTAAACAGCGAGGATTCGCACATTACCCCTCCTCCTTTACAAAATAATGGATTTGTAAGTGGAGCAAAAAAAGTGGTTGACTGGATTAAAAAAACATTTTAA
- a CDS encoding cell division protein FtsQ/DivIB, whose product MLFHKNNHIFARRKKQRTLRPNRLHHRIGTTSLSLLAFIRPLILLSIIIFGYIAYTNGANWLSSLDKSPLKSYTITNPLQFTTDTDIRDALSTGTPLKGYFGQDIKQVEARLTQIPWVNKVLVRKLWPNKLSLTIFEHQPVALWNNNKLLSEQGVVFNLPFDRVNRVGFPVLYGPDSEGKKVLDAWWKIKQDLIVRNLVLKSVTIDKRGSWKISLSDGVELRLGRGDWLPKIDRFVKIFPQIEIPDGKMISYVDLRYKYGAAIGFVSKNNK is encoded by the coding sequence ATGTTGTTTCATAAAAACAATCATATATTTGCTCGGCGAAAAAAACAGCGTACACTACGACCAAATCGGTTACATCATCGAATTGGGACAACGTCGCTGTCGTTGCTCGCCTTTATTCGCCCATTGATATTGCTCTCCATTATTATTTTTGGTTATATCGCCTACACGAATGGAGCAAATTGGTTGAGTAGTTTAGATAAATCACCACTTAAATCTTATACTATTACTAATCCATTGCAATTTACCACTGACACGGATATTCGAGATGCTCTCTCGACAGGAACACCTTTAAAAGGTTATTTTGGACAAGATATCAAACAAGTTGAAGCACGATTAACCCAAATTCCTTGGGTTAACAAAGTCCTTGTTAGAAAATTATGGCCAAATAAACTAAGTTTGACCATTTTTGAGCATCAACCTGTTGCATTATGGAACAATAATAAATTATTATCTGAACAGGGAGTGGTATTTAATCTTCCTTTTGACCGTGTTAATCGGGTCGGTTTTCCAGTATTATATGGCCCTGATTCCGAAGGCAAAAAGGTATTAGATGCTTGGTGGAAAATCAAACAGGATTTGATAGTAAGAAACTTAGTGTTAAAATCTGTTACCATAGATAAACGAGGTTCATGGAAGATATCACTATCAGATGGTGTAGAATTACGACTAGGCCGAGGCGATTGGTTACCTAAAATTGACCGTTTTGTAAAAATATTTCCTCAGATTGAAATACCTGATGGAAAAATGATTTCCTATGTCGATTTACGTTATAAATACGGTGCAGCAATAGGGTTTGTTTCTAAAAATAATAAGTAG
- a CDS encoding D-alanine--D-alanine ligase, with product MNLKNEKIAVLFGGVSSEREVSLKSGQAVFNALKNLGYNVEAVDTKFTPVEKLKEMGFQRVFNILHGGVGENGVLQGVLDQLEIPYTGSDVMASAVTMDKFRTKLLWKAVGLPTAEMEVVHKGEAVNFDQILAKLGLPLFVKPACEGSSVGVVKVKTKEELAPAIEEALKYDDTVLIEEFLAGAEYSVPVLGDEVLPTVQVIPDGEFYDYHAKYISDKTQYICPALDDKRQAEIAELVMKAHKVLGCRAWSRIDVMENDKGEFFLMEANTCPGMTTHSYFPFAAAKIGYSFEQLVERILELSV from the coding sequence ATGAATTTAAAAAATGAAAAAATCGCTGTTTTGTTTGGCGGTGTATCGTCAGAGCGTGAAGTGTCTTTAAAATCAGGGCAAGCGGTATTCAACGCGTTAAAAAATCTAGGTTATAACGTAGAAGCGGTGGATACTAAATTTACCCCTGTTGAAAAATTAAAAGAAATGGGCTTTCAACGTGTGTTTAATATTTTGCACGGCGGTGTAGGTGAAAATGGCGTATTGCAAGGCGTGTTAGATCAGCTTGAAATTCCTTATACCGGCAGTGATGTGATGGCATCCGCAGTCACAATGGATAAGTTCAGAACCAAATTATTATGGAAAGCGGTGGGCTTACCAACCGCAGAAATGGAAGTAGTTCACAAAGGTGAAGCGGTCAATTTTGATCAAATTCTTGCAAAATTAGGCTTGCCTCTTTTTGTTAAACCCGCTTGTGAAGGATCAAGCGTGGGGGTGGTTAAAGTTAAAACCAAAGAAGAGTTAGCCCCTGCGATTGAAGAAGCCTTAAAATATGATGATACGGTGTTAATCGAAGAATTTTTAGCAGGTGCAGAATATTCTGTGCCAGTGCTGGGCGATGAAGTATTGCCAACGGTGCAAGTGATTCCAGATGGCGAATTTTATGATTATCACGCGAAATATATTTCTGATAAAACTCAATATATTTGTCCTGCGTTAGATGATAAACGCCAAGCAGAAATTGCAGAATTAGTGATGAAAGCCCATAAAGTGCTAGGCTGTCGTGCGTGGAGTCGCATTGATGTAATGGAAAATGACAAAGGCGAGTTTTTCTTAATGGAAGCAAACACTTGTCCAGGTATGACAACGCACAGTTACTTTCCTTTTGCAGCAGCGAAGATAGGATACAGTTTTGAGCAACTTGTGGAACGTATTTTGGAGTTAAGTGTTTAA
- the murC gene encoding UDP-N-acetylmuramate--L-alanine ligase, with amino-acid sequence MKNYQDEVRKIIPEMRRVKQIHFIGIGGAGMSGIAEILLNEGYQISGSDIAESPVTQNFVNNGAKVFIGHRAENIEGANVVVVSSAIDETNPEIIAAKEQRIPVIQRAQMLAEIMRFRHGIAVAGTHGKTSTTAMLSMIYAEAKLDPTFVNGGLVKSAGKNAHLGASRYLIAEADESDASFLHLQPMVSVVTNIEPDHMDTYGGSFDKMKETYVKFLHNLPFYGLAVMCADDDDLMELVPQVGRQVITYGFSENADYRIENYEQTGFQGHYTVVCPNGEKINVLLNVPGKHNALNATAALAVAKEENIANEAILAALADFQGAGRRFDQLGEFIRPNGKVRLVDDYGHHPTEVDVTIKAARNGWKDKRVVMIFQPHRYSRTRDLFDDFVNVLSNVDVLIMLDVYAAGEKPIAGADSRALCRSIRNLGKVDPILVSDTDQLGEVLDQVIQDGDLVLAQGAGSVSKISRNLAESWRE; translated from the coding sequence ATGAAAAATTATCAAGATGAAGTAAGAAAAATCATTCCTGAAATGCGTCGAGTGAAGCAAATTCACTTTATTGGCATAGGCGGTGCTGGAATGAGTGGTATTGCAGAGATTTTATTAAATGAAGGTTACCAAATTTCAGGTTCAGATATCGCTGAAAGCCCTGTCACACAAAACTTTGTTAACAATGGGGCAAAGGTTTTTATTGGACATCGTGCAGAAAATATTGAAGGGGCGAATGTAGTGGTCGTTTCAAGTGCGATTGATGAAACAAACCCTGAAATTATCGCAGCGAAAGAACAACGTATTCCAGTAATCCAGCGTGCTCAAATGCTGGCTGAAATTATGCGTTTTAGACACGGTATTGCGGTGGCGGGAACACACGGCAAAACCTCAACGACTGCAATGCTTTCAATGATTTATGCTGAAGCAAAACTTGATCCAACCTTTGTAAACGGCGGTTTAGTGAAATCAGCAGGCAAAAATGCTCACTTAGGGGCGAGCCGTTATTTAATTGCAGAGGCGGATGAAAGTGACGCGTCTTTTTTACATTTACAACCGATGGTGTCGGTCGTCACAAATATTGAACCTGATCATATGGATACTTACGGCGGTTCTTTTGATAAGATGAAAGAAACCTATGTAAAATTCTTACATAACTTGCCGTTTTATGGCTTAGCGGTAATGTGTGCCGATGATGATGATTTAATGGAATTAGTGCCACAGGTTGGACGTCAAGTGATCACTTATGGATTCAGTGAAAACGCTGATTATCGCATTGAAAATTACGAACAAACCGGTTTTCAAGGGCATTACACCGTCGTTTGTCCAAACGGCGAAAAAATCAATGTATTGCTAAACGTACCTGGTAAACACAATGCGTTGAATGCAACGGCAGCCCTCGCAGTCGCAAAAGAAGAAAATATTGCAAATGAGGCGATTTTGGCTGCGTTAGCCGATTTTCAAGGTGCAGGACGTCGTTTTGATCAGCTTGGCGAGTTTATTCGTCCGAATGGAAAAGTGCGTTTGGTGGACGATTACGGACACCACCCAACGGAAGTGGACGTGACCATTAAAGCGGCTCGAAATGGTTGGAAAGATAAGCGTGTGGTAATGATTTTTCAACCGCACCGTTATTCTCGTACTCGTGATTTATTCGATGATTTTGTGAATGTTTTATCCAATGTTGATGTGTTGATTATGCTTGATGTTTATGCAGCTGGCGAGAAACCAATCGCAGGGGCTGACAGCCGAGCATTATGCCGTTCAATTCGTAACTTGGGCAAAGTCGATCCTATTTTGGTATCGGATACCGATCAATTAGGTGAAGTATTAGATCAAGTGATTCAAGATGGCGATTTAGTGTTAGCACAAGGTGCAGGAAGTGTGAGCAAAATTTCACGCAATTTAGCAGAGAGTTGGAGAGAATAA
- the murG gene encoding undecaprenyldiphospho-muramoylpentapeptide beta-N-acetylglucosaminyltransferase — protein sequence MTKKLLVMAGGTGGHVFPALAVATELQQQGWEICWLGTKDRMEAELVPKYNIPIKFIQISGLRGKGIKALLKAPFAIARAVWQARKIIKEYQPNAVLGMGGYVSGPGGIAAKLCGVPIVLHEQNAVAGLTNVWLSKVARRVLQAFPNAFANKEVVGNPVRQDLFQLPSPEERFADRKGAIKILVMGGSQGARILNHTLPQIAVKFGSKITILHQVGKGSLDEVEQLYAQQSAENVEVIEFIDDVAKAYGEADLVICRSGALTVCEIAAAGVPAIFVPFQHKDRQQYLNAKYLEDVNAAIIIEQKDFNADNLSEQLQKLIADRSQLLAMAQQARQVATPHSAKRVAEVIVEVAK from the coding sequence ATGACAAAAAAATTATTAGTAATGGCAGGGGGAACAGGGGGACACGTCTTTCCTGCATTAGCTGTTGCCACAGAATTACAGCAACAAGGCTGGGAAATCTGCTGGCTAGGAACAAAAGACAGAATGGAAGCAGAGCTTGTTCCAAAATATAATATTCCGATTAAATTTATTCAAATTTCAGGTTTGCGTGGCAAAGGAATCAAAGCCTTGTTAAAAGCACCGTTTGCGATTGCACGTGCAGTGTGGCAAGCCCGTAAAATTATCAAAGAATATCAGCCTAATGCGGTTTTAGGAATGGGCGGTTATGTCTCTGGTCCAGGTGGTATCGCAGCGAAATTATGTGGTGTGCCGATTGTGTTACACGAGCAAAATGCGGTCGCAGGACTCACCAACGTATGGCTTTCCAAAGTAGCCCGCCGTGTATTACAAGCTTTTCCAAATGCATTTGCAAATAAAGAGGTGGTGGGCAATCCAGTACGTCAAGATTTATTCCAACTTCCATCCCCTGAAGAACGTTTTGCGGATCGTAAAGGTGCGATCAAAATTTTAGTAATGGGCGGTTCGCAAGGGGCAAGAATTTTAAACCATACTTTGCCACAGATAGCGGTCAAATTTGGTTCAAAAATTACCATTTTGCACCAAGTGGGTAAAGGCAGTTTGGATGAAGTGGAACAGCTTTATGCTCAGCAATCCGCTGAAAATGTGGAAGTAATCGAATTTATTGATGATGTGGCGAAAGCCTATGGCGAGGCGGATTTAGTGATTTGTCGCTCAGGTGCATTGACGGTGTGTGAAATTGCAGCGGCAGGCGTACCCGCTATTTTTGTACCATTCCAGCATAAAGATCGTCAGCAATATTTGAATGCAAAATATTTAGAAGATGTAAATGCAGCAATTATTATTGAACAAAAAGATTTTAATGCTGACAATTTATCTGAACAATTACAAAAGTTAATCGCCGATCGCTCACAATTATTAGCAATGGCACAGCAAGCACGTCAAGTGGCGACCCCACATTCGGCAAAACGCGTGGCGGAAGTGATTGTGGAAGTAGCGAAGTAA
- the ftsW gene encoding putative lipid II flippase FtsW, producing MFEKIIQNKDEWLRLTPSTALYDRTLVWLYLSLLVFGFVMVTSASIPVGLRLRNDAFHYALRDGVYIISSIAVVFFCVQIPIKKWEKYNGVLFGVALLLLFLVLAVGSNINGAKRWISLGILNFQPAELAKLSIICYFASFYVRKFDEIRTGFASAWRPMTILALFGGFLLLQPDLGSTFVLFVLTFAMLFIVGAKLLQFIILGFLGLGLIAFFIVTSNYRLARVKTFLDPWADAYGDGFQLTNSQMAFGQGEWFGRGLGNSVQKLGYLPEANTDFVMAVIGEELGFMGILAVIILFVLLSIRAFKISSESLRSEERFKGFLSFGIGIWIFLQSFVNLGVTTGLLPTKGLTFPFISYGGSSLMIMSVAIAILLRIDFENRLEKVKYANPKDY from the coding sequence ATGTTTGAAAAAATAATCCAAAATAAAGACGAATGGCTTAGGCTTACGCCAAGCACGGCTCTTTATGATCGTACTTTAGTTTGGTTATATTTATCCCTACTGGTCTTCGGCTTCGTAATGGTAACATCTGCCTCTATTCCTGTTGGGCTAAGATTAAGAAATGATGCTTTTCACTACGCATTACGAGATGGCGTTTACATTATTTCTTCCATTGCAGTAGTCTTCTTTTGTGTACAGATTCCGATAAAAAAATGGGAAAAATACAACGGTGTTTTATTTGGTGTTGCTCTACTCCTACTCTTCTTAGTTTTAGCTGTAGGAAGTAATATCAATGGTGCAAAACGCTGGATTTCACTCGGTATATTAAACTTTCAGCCAGCTGAATTAGCTAAATTGTCCATTATCTGCTATTTTGCTAGCTTTTATGTACGAAAATTTGATGAAATTCGTACTGGTTTTGCAAGTGCTTGGCGACCAATGACTATTCTAGCCCTGTTCGGAGGATTTTTACTGTTACAGCCCGATTTAGGTAGTACCTTCGTACTCTTTGTGTTGACCTTTGCAATGCTCTTCATCGTAGGGGCAAAGCTATTACAATTTATCATTCTCGGATTTCTTGGTTTAGGTTTAATTGCCTTCTTTATCGTGACCTCTAATTATCGTCTGGCACGTGTGAAAACATTCTTAGATCCTTGGGCTGATGCTTATGGAGATGGCTTCCAATTAACCAACTCACAAATGGCATTCGGACAAGGTGAATGGTTTGGACGAGGACTTGGAAATTCTGTTCAAAAACTCGGTTACCTTCCAGAGGCAAATACAGACTTTGTGATGGCGGTAATAGGTGAAGAACTGGGGTTTATGGGGATTCTCGCAGTTATTATATTATTTGTGTTACTCTCCATCAGAGCCTTTAAAATCAGCAGTGAATCACTACGCTCAGAAGAGCGTTTTAAAGGATTTTTAAGCTTCGGCATTGGTATTTGGATTTTCTTACAAAGCTTTGTAAATCTAGGGGTAACCACAGGATTACTTCCAACCAAAGGCTTAACGTTTCCCTTTATCAGTTATGGGGGCTCAAGTTTAATGATAATGTCAGTAGCGATTGCAATTTTATTACGAATAGACTTTGAGAATCGCCTAGAAAAAGTGAAATATGCGAATCCAAAGGATTATTAA
- the murD gene encoding UDP-N-acetylmuramoyl-L-alanine--D-glutamate ligase has product MQNQYQGKTVTIIGLGKTGLSCVHYFSDKKVNLQVMDTRTHPKGVDELPENVQLHTGSLNLEWLLRSDLVVISPGLALTTPEIQAVLKAGIEVVGDIELFCREAKAPIIAITGSNGKSTVTTLTAEMVKQAGLKVGMGGNIGIPALSLLEKECDMYVLELSSFQLETTYSLKAKAATVLNISEDHMDRYNALEDYRLAKLKIYENAENVIVNAEDKQTYPQQAVKFLIDFAKKEAKYHFDDNYIYCDQQIILPISELKITGRHNLLNALVSVALADATNVPREGIIKALQNYSGLDHRFQLVPTNDGITWINDSKATNVGSTIAALNGLQIANKCYLLLGGDGKGADFSELAPFINQANMICYCFGRDGKKLAELTSNSVQVGTMAQAIEQIRPQLQPNDMVLLSPACASLDQFPNFEIRGQQFMQLAQKNTIGEQNV; this is encoded by the coding sequence ATGCAAAATCAATATCAAGGAAAAACCGTTACAATTATTGGCTTAGGCAAAACTGGGCTATCTTGCGTTCACTATTTTTCAGATAAAAAAGTTAATTTACAAGTAATGGATACTCGCACTCACCCAAAGGGTGTAGATGAATTGCCTGAAAACGTACAATTACACACAGGTAGTCTAAATTTAGAATGGCTATTGCGTTCCGATTTGGTCGTTATCAGTCCAGGATTAGCACTGACCACCCCAGAAATTCAGGCAGTATTAAAGGCTGGCATTGAAGTTGTCGGCGATATTGAGCTATTTTGTCGTGAAGCAAAAGCACCAATTATTGCCATCACAGGCTCAAACGGAAAAAGCACCGTGACGACCCTTACCGCTGAAATGGTAAAACAGGCAGGTTTAAAAGTAGGAATGGGCGGAAACATTGGTATTCCAGCATTGAGTTTATTGGAAAAAGAATGCGATATGTATGTGTTGGAATTATCCAGTTTTCAATTAGAAACCACCTATTCATTAAAAGCCAAAGCAGCGACAGTGTTGAATATTAGCGAAGATCATATGGATCGCTACAATGCTTTAGAAGATTACCGTTTGGCAAAATTAAAAATTTATGAAAATGCCGAAAATGTGATCGTAAACGCCGAAGATAAACAAACTTATCCTCAACAAGCGGTCAAATTTTTGATCGATTTTGCAAAAAAAGAGGCAAAATATCATTTTGATGACAATTATATTTATTGCGACCAGCAAATTATTCTGCCAATTAGTGAATTAAAAATCACAGGACGTCATAATTTATTAAATGCGTTAGTTTCAGTCGCATTAGCGGATGCAACCAATGTGCCAAGAGAAGGTATTATCAAAGCCTTACAAAATTACAGTGGGTTAGATCATCGTTTTCAACTTGTGCCAACCAATGACGGAATCACTTGGATCAATGATTCTAAAGCAACCAATGTGGGCAGCACAATCGCTGCCTTAAATGGCTTACAAATTGCCAATAAATGCTATTTATTACTCGGTGGCGATGGCAAAGGTGCAGATTTTTCAGAACTTGCCCCTTTTATCAATCAAGCGAATATGATTTGTTATTGCTTTGGAAGAGATGGCAAAAAATTAGCAGAGTTAACCTCAAATAGCGTGCAAGTTGGCACAATGGCACAAGCGATTGAGCAAATTCGTCCGCAGTTACAACCAAATGATATGGTATTATTATCACCCGCTTGTGCCAGTTTAGATCAATTCCCTAATTTTGAAATCAGAGGACAACAATTTATGCAATTAGCCCAAAAGAACACTATAGGGGAACAGAATGTTTGA
- a CDS encoding DNA polymerase III subunit delta', whose translation MTLYPWQNDLYQQLTTTFLQNHQHHALLFKTEKGLATDCLIRHFAHWLLCQNQQAGEPCYHCKSCLLVEHSNHPDFHILQSVDNKEIGVDQIRELNTKLQQFAQQDGNIVIYIADTDKLNESSGNALLKTLEEPHKNVYFLLQTPLQSSILATIQSRCQQWVVYAPQPEEVLSWLNERYPNKTQDELNTALRLCHHQPISCKKFLENDRLTQRKAFLQTFWRFYKSKNPLLLFSQFDKEKEDVLEQLDWLSSFFSDALKARMNIATHWVNADLQKGIILFAEALHSEKLLNGHKIVQQTQQDLIHINAVNQELILMDCLTKLVLNVFE comes from the coding sequence ATGACATTATACCCTTGGCAAAATGATTTATATCAGCAATTAACGACCACTTTTTTGCAAAATCATCAGCATCACGCTTTGCTTTTCAAAACTGAAAAGGGCTTGGCAACAGATTGTCTGATTCGTCATTTTGCCCATTGGTTGTTGTGTCAAAATCAGCAAGCAGGCGAGCCTTGTTATCACTGTAAAAGTTGTTTGTTGGTTGAGCATAGCAATCACCCAGATTTTCATATTCTGCAATCTGTGGATAACAAAGAGATCGGCGTTGATCAAATTCGGGAGCTGAATACCAAATTACAGCAATTTGCTCAGCAAGATGGCAATATTGTGATTTATATTGCGGATACAGATAAACTCAATGAATCCAGTGGCAATGCGTTATTGAAAACGTTAGAAGAACCGCATAAAAATGTCTATTTTTTATTGCAAACACCGTTACAATCAAGCATTTTAGCGACAATTCAAAGCCGTTGTCAGCAATGGGTTGTTTATGCACCGCAACCTGAGGAAGTTTTAAGTTGGCTTAATGAACGTTATCCAAATAAGACCCAAGATGAATTAAACACGGCATTGAGATTGTGTCATCATCAACCAATTTCTTGCAAAAAGTTCTTAGAAAATGACCGCTTAACGCAACGTAAAGCATTCTTGCAAACTTTTTGGCGGTTTTATAAAAGTAAAAATCCATTATTGCTTTTCTCACAGTTTGATAAAGAAAAAGAAGATGTTTTGGAGCAGTTGGATTGGTTAAGTAGCTTTTTTAGTGACGCGTTAAAAGCAAGAATGAATATTGCGACCCACTGGGTGAATGCGGATTTACAAAAAGGTATAATTTTATTCGCAGAAGCATTACACTCTGAAAAATTACTCAATGGGCATAAAATTGTACAACAAACTCAACAAGACTTAATTCATATTAACGCCGTTAATCAGGAGTTGATATTGATGGATTGTTTAACTAAATTAGTATTAAATGTTTTTGAATAA